The following are from one region of the Dreissena polymorpha isolate Duluth1 chromosome 2, UMN_Dpol_1.0, whole genome shotgun sequence genome:
- the LOC127866294 gene encoding voltage-dependent calcium channel gamma-5 subunit-like, translating into MQSSANSIEDDFSPSDGRHFCTSYSSIKTDGERDEGAQTSYAILRATRMAAMFPVVSLVMITVAVILGILGNIRQDMKTLFAAVIFVLAGLMLAVGIIFYISAINDEVGYRTKGKEGKKFEYEYGWSFFFAGIAFMIAEATAVVFVTQFMQRHASRDDMVRIIPGLEDKLDVEKDTLSGTTNPTIIL; encoded by the exons ACGGCCGCCACTTCTGTACGTCGTACAGCTCCATCAAGACGGATGGCGAACGAGATGAAGGCGCGCAAACCTCGTACGCCATTCTGA GGGCCACGCGGATGGCTGCCATGTTTCCCGTGGTCTCCCTGGTGATGATCACAGTGGCTGTCATACTGGGTATCCTTGGTAACATCCGACAGGACATGAAGACCCTCTTTGCGGCTGTGATATTCGTACTCGCAG GCCTGATGCTGGCTGTCGGCATCATCTTCTACATCTCGGCCATCAATGACGAGGTTGGATACCGCACCAAGGGCAAGGAAGGCAAAAAGTTCGAGTACGAGTACGGCTGGTCCTTCTTCTTCGCCGGTATAGCGTTCATGATCGCCGAGGCGACGGCGGTGGTATTCGTGACACAATTCATGCAGCGGCACGCGAGCAGGGACGACATGGTACGCATCATACCCGGCCTCGAGGACAAGCTGGATGTGGAGAAAGATACGTTGAGCGGAACAACGAACCCGACAATAATACTGTAA